From Pusillibacter faecalis, one genomic window encodes:
- a CDS encoding cell division ATP-binding protein FtsE, whose translation MPTIALEHVTKYYQAGRHGWTEKQIELGVEDVSLTIEQGDFVFVIGSSGAGKSTLLDLISGQMKPDQGVVRLDGRDLSKLMRWNYTRTTLLFGKVPQEQSLIRKMTVEENLMLAARVGRKLESAKQLHARIEKVIGLVGMAGTGKRYPAEMSIGECRRVELARALINSPPILILDEITANLDDDNIWDIFHLLTEINHRGTTVIMATHASKYVNIMRRRVVTLVDGRLFGDVRKGRYGDVV comes from the coding sequence ATGCCCACAATTGCACTGGAACATGTAACCAAGTATTATCAAGCAGGCAGGCACGGCTGGACTGAAAAACAGATCGAGCTTGGTGTGGAAGATGTGAGCCTGACGATTGAACAAGGCGATTTTGTATTTGTGATCGGCAGCAGCGGCGCGGGCAAGAGTACTCTGCTGGATTTGATTTCAGGACAAATGAAGCCGGATCAGGGCGTTGTCCGGCTGGACGGCAGGGATTTATCAAAGCTGATGCGCTGGAACTACACCCGGACCACCCTGCTGTTTGGAAAGGTTCCCCAGGAGCAGTCCCTGATCCGGAAGATGACGGTGGAGGAGAATTTAATGCTTGCCGCCCGGGTTGGAAGAAAGCTGGAATCCGCCAAACAATTACACGCGCGGATTGAAAAGGTCATTGGATTGGTGGGCATGGCCGGGACTGGGAAAAGATATCCTGCGGAGATGTCCATTGGCGAATGCCGCCGTGTGGAGCTGGCAAGAGCGCTGATCAACAGCCCGCCTATTTTAATACTCGATGAGATTACAGCAAACCTGGATGATGACAACATTTGGGATATTTTCCATCTGTTGACGGAAATCAATCACAGGGGAACAACCGTGATCATGGCGACCCACGCCAGCAAATATGTCAATATTATGCGCCGCAGAGTGGTGACGCTGGTGGACGGACGGCTCTTCGGTGATGTGAGAAAGGGAAGATACGGTGATGTGGTGTAA
- a CDS encoding methyl-accepting chemotaxis protein, translating to MLKNMKIKKSLILGFGITIVVSLLIIISTLVLLFKQGNAYTSVINTEIRANELITSIRLDATAAARCVRDMALNPDDRSGNAELESYINSTLTGLDAKIQELREIYPLDDRDLDTLIQDLTVWAEEVPNIIDAINGGRGDEAISMILNTCSPRLNELTTFAGTLDDSLSAAQQEAIDRQEQSSRITMIVILVVMVIATVAVLAIATKLIRSIVEPTAQVHKALMGFSEGKLDIPVEFESKNELGDMCQALRTSQQVLGGVISDECRLLEEMAHGNFDVHTKDESMYVGALYSVFQSIKTINHNLSDALAQIDLSAEQVAAGSDQVSTGAQALAQGSTEQASAVEELSATISEISTDSENNAKNSEKAMEHAKSAGGQVEESAKYMEEMVEAMDEISGASQEIGKIIATIENIAFQTNILALNAAVEAARAGSAGKGFAVVADEVRNLATKSDQAAKATKELIDRSITSVQRGSEIVKKVSDSLDKTVDAAENVMGVIQDIAKAAEEEAEAIAQVREGIDQISSVVQTNSATSEESAAASEELSSQAALMKELLAKFKLHSTDDVYGAAAKAEFRSEEPAEASGAANAFSKY from the coding sequence ATGCTCAAAAACATGAAAATTAAAAAGAGTTTGATTTTAGGGTTCGGAATTACCATCGTTGTTTCACTGCTGATTATTATCAGCACTCTGGTGCTTCTGTTTAAGCAGGGAAATGCCTACACAAGTGTCATCAACACGGAAATCCGGGCCAATGAACTGATCACATCCATTCGGCTGGACGCCACTGCCGCGGCCAGATGCGTCCGCGATATGGCGCTGAATCCTGATGACCGCAGTGGCAATGCAGAATTGGAGAGCTATATCAACAGCACCCTGACCGGCTTGGATGCAAAAATCCAGGAACTGCGAGAGATTTATCCTCTCGACGACCGTGATTTAGATACCCTGATTCAGGATTTGACCGTGTGGGCTGAAGAGGTCCCCAATATCATAGACGCGATTAACGGCGGTCGGGGCGATGAGGCTATCAGTATGATTCTGAATACCTGCTCTCCGCGCCTGAACGAGCTGACCACGTTTGCCGGTACGCTGGACGATTCTTTAAGCGCGGCGCAGCAGGAGGCGATTGACCGGCAGGAGCAGTCCAGCAGGATCACAATGATCGTGATCCTCGTAGTGATGGTGATCGCCACAGTGGCCGTCCTGGCTATTGCCACAAAGCTGATTCGAAGCATTGTGGAGCCGACAGCCCAGGTACATAAGGCCCTGATGGGCTTTAGCGAGGGCAAGCTTGATATCCCTGTGGAATTCGAGAGTAAAAACGAACTGGGTGACATGTGCCAGGCGCTGCGCACCAGTCAGCAGGTCTTGGGCGGCGTGATCAGCGATGAATGCCGTTTGCTGGAAGAGATGGCACATGGAAACTTTGACGTCCATACCAAGGATGAGAGCATGTATGTGGGCGCGCTTTATTCCGTCTTCCAGTCTATCAAAACCATCAACCACAATCTCAGCGATGCGCTGGCACAGATTGACCTGAGCGCGGAGCAGGTGGCCGCTGGGTCCGACCAGGTGTCCACGGGTGCCCAGGCACTGGCGCAGGGTTCCACAGAGCAGGCCAGCGCTGTGGAAGAGCTGTCCGCCACCATCTCAGAGATTTCCACGGATTCCGAGAATAACGCCAAGAACAGCGAAAAGGCCATGGAGCATGCGAAAAGCGCAGGCGGTCAGGTTGAGGAGAGCGCCAAATACATGGAAGAAATGGTGGAGGCCATGGATGAGATTTCCGGGGCCTCCCAGGAAATTGGGAAGATTATCGCCACAATCGAGAATATTGCGTTCCAGACCAATATCCTTGCGTTGAACGCCGCTGTGGAAGCAGCCCGGGCAGGCAGCGCAGGCAAGGGCTTTGCCGTGGTGGCGGACGAGGTGCGCAATTTGGCCACCAAGTCGGACCAGGCAGCCAAGGCGACCAAGGAGCTGATTGACCGGTCCATCACCTCTGTGCAGAGGGGAAGCGAGATCGTGAAGAAGGTATCCGACTCTCTGGACAAAACAGTGGATGCTGCGGAAAATGTCATGGGTGTGATTCAGGATATTGCCAAGGCGGCCGAGGAGGAGGCCGAGGCAATCGCCCAGGTCAGGGAGGGCATCGATCAGATCTCTTCCGTGGTTCAGACGAACTCCGCCACCAGTGAGGAATCGGCGGCAGCCAGCGAGGAGCTCTCCAGCCAGGCGGCTTTGATGAAGGAACTGTTGGCAAAGTTCAAGCTGCACAGTACGGATGACGTCTATGGCGCGGCAGCCAAAGCCGAATTTCGCAGCGAGGAGCCGGCTGAAGCCAGCGGAGCTGCCAACGCGTTCAGCAAATACTAA
- a CDS encoding DUF342 domain-containing protein encodes MAKWNIGAFLRSLTKGAETETPPPAEQAEASQNILTEEMGPVAAESTAVRSELKGALLEVWRQWAGNDLPPVLSLTTGKQIEDLHMDAQTLEKERVRIMVMLEKDAQKRLAVIEKAGNNGSGSIDAACRIYLSKDKMAAWSFVFPPMGEGKLRGEAIGKALEESGVTTGIDPASMVCIFQEPQYFKLVPIAIGTPPVEGVSGSITERYPRELSHEVKLDENGVADYRALNYVQLIEKDAVICDITLPQPGEAGLRVDGKVVEPKPVRAAKIPAGKNTAVTEDGLRLIATRDGHLTFAHEAFQVSPLLEIQGDVDYSTGNIDFSGDVHICGDVRENFTVHAQGTVTVDGLVEAATVEAGGDLVIARGVVGDGRALLKSNGCVRVRYLENCAVYAKGDIYADCIMASRIFSDGSIDVTSGRGSIIGGALTAAVSIKAHMIGAQSGRKTELTLGILPYVQNELRDIKEDLCTISHEKRHLDQELAYLEQKQGMEGISEKLAKARMRWSVLRIKEQQLTKRRERLQPMVPDLSKCRIEGEVIYPVTSLEVQTAIWTATTVRRNCKVAYDTKTDELKELH; translated from the coding sequence ATGGCAAAATGGAACATCGGAGCATTCCTCCGCTCCTTGACAAAAGGTGCGGAGACGGAAACGCCTCCGCCTGCGGAGCAGGCAGAAGCGAGCCAGAACATCCTGACGGAGGAGATGGGCCCTGTCGCGGCGGAAAGTACCGCCGTGCGTTCCGAGCTGAAGGGAGCCCTGCTCGAAGTCTGGCGCCAGTGGGCCGGAAATGACCTGCCGCCGGTGCTTTCCCTGACCACGGGAAAACAAATAGAGGACCTGCACATGGACGCGCAGACGCTGGAGAAAGAGCGTGTACGGATCATGGTAATGCTGGAGAAGGACGCCCAAAAGCGCCTTGCAGTGATAGAAAAGGCGGGAAACAACGGAAGTGGGTCCATAGATGCGGCATGCCGCATCTATTTGTCCAAAGATAAAATGGCCGCATGGAGCTTTGTGTTTCCGCCGATGGGGGAGGGGAAACTGCGCGGTGAGGCTATTGGCAAGGCACTGGAGGAAAGCGGTGTCACCACGGGCATTGACCCGGCCTCCATGGTGTGTATTTTCCAGGAACCGCAGTATTTTAAATTGGTGCCGATTGCCATTGGTACGCCCCCTGTGGAGGGCGTGAGCGGCAGCATAACAGAGCGTTATCCGCGAGAGCTCTCTCATGAGGTCAAGCTGGATGAGAACGGTGTGGCGGATTACCGCGCGCTGAACTATGTCCAGCTGATTGAAAAAGACGCGGTCATCTGTGATATTACCCTGCCGCAGCCCGGGGAGGCCGGGCTGCGGGTAGACGGCAAGGTGGTGGAGCCAAAACCTGTGCGGGCAGCAAAAATTCCCGCCGGAAAGAACACTGCGGTGACGGAGGATGGGTTGCGGCTGATTGCCACACGGGACGGACATCTGACATTTGCGCATGAGGCATTTCAGGTCAGCCCACTGTTGGAAATCCAGGGTGATGTGGATTATTCCACCGGGAACATCGACTTTTCCGGAGATGTCCACATCTGCGGGGATGTACGGGAAAACTTTACCGTCCACGCGCAGGGCACAGTGACCGTGGATGGACTGGTAGAAGCGGCCACAGTGGAAGCGGGCGGCGACCTGGTCATTGCCCGCGGCGTGGTGGGGGACGGCAGGGCTCTGCTGAAAAGTAATGGATGTGTCCGTGTGCGCTATCTGGAAAACTGTGCCGTCTATGCGAAAGGGGACATCTATGCGGATTGCATCATGGCCTCCCGTATCTTCAGCGACGGTTCGATTGATGTGACCAGCGGAAGAGGCAGCATCATTGGCGGAGCGCTGACCGCCGCAGTCTCTATCAAAGCGCATATGATTGGGGCACAGTCCGGAAGAAAGACGGAGCTTACCCTGGGGATCTTGCCCTATGTGCAAAATGAGCTGCGAGATATCAAAGAGGATTTGTGTACCATCAGTCACGAAAAAAGGCACCTGGATCAGGAGCTTGCATATCTGGAACAAAAGCAGGGCATGGAAGGAATCAGTGAAAAACTGGCCAAAGCGCGCATGCGCTGGTCGGTGTTAAGAATTAAGGAACAGCAGCTGACAAAGCGGAGAGAGCGGCTGCAGCCAATGGTACCGGACCTCTCCAAATGCCGGATAGAAGGCGAGGTCATTTATCCGGTCACAAGTCTGGAGGTGCAAACTGCCATCTGGACAGCAACAACCGTTCGTAGGAATTGTAAAGTGGCGTATGATACTAAGACGGACGAATTGAAGGAGCTCCACTGA
- a CDS encoding response regulator: protein MAKYRIMVVDDSRVIYAEMKKMLEGSDIEIIGYCRSGEEALEQYGTMKPDLVTLDIVMPGMDGLETCKKLREHYPEANIFMVSSMAYDDMIDRAAALGAKGFLFKPFTRETLLEGLRGAFKAIHL, encoded by the coding sequence ATGGCCAAGTATAGGATCATGGTGGTTGACGATTCCCGCGTGATCTACGCGGAGATGAAAAAAATGCTTGAGGGCAGTGACATCGAGATTATCGGCTACTGCCGGAGCGGCGAAGAAGCGCTGGAGCAATATGGCACGATGAAGCCAGATCTGGTGACATTGGATATTGTCATGCCGGGAATGGATGGCCTGGAAACCTGTAAAAAGCTGCGGGAACACTACCCAGAAGCCAATATTTTCATGGTATCCTCCATGGCCTATGACGATATGATCGACCGCGCTGCCGCGCTGGGTGCAAAGGGCTTTTTGTTTAAGCCCTTTACCAGGGAAACACTGTTGGAGGGCCTGAGGGGAGCATTCAAAGCCATTCATCTGTGA
- a CDS encoding cell division protein FtsA: MAEYQAQDTDLVFALDIGTRSVVGVVGRTVGDRLKILGIEMEEHKSRAMMDGQIDNIQQVADLARIVTERLERQLEVHLEKVCVAAAGRALRTQSGTFALELPDGQAITPEQISQLETGAVSAAEAALQMDEENRRQFFLVGYTVAQYRLDRYPLSTLLGHGGKTMEADVVATFLPGEVVESLYAAMHLAGLQVASMTLEPIAAMNAAIPAELRLLNLALVDIGAGTTDIAVCRDGSVVGYTMVTLAGDEITEALMRAFLVDFRTAEEIKRDLWNGADLHYTDILGVENTSSYAAVYEVIQEPMRRLAEAIAAQVSGVNGGAPSAVFLAGGGSRLKGLREEVAQCLGMEERRVSTAGNHYAKSAFSEELDLDHPEYATPLGIAVSAGLGLLNDSYLVMLNGQPAKLFRSGTLTLRDILLMNGYTYEDILGRSGKSLSVTLDGRRVVLRGEPAAPAVLRLNEEDAPVTAVVHAGDQISFVPARSGADASRTLAELLGRPVRALVNNREAPADTQLEQGDVILTLESPTPETEIPAEPAAPPVSPKPLDIVLNEKPLHLDGKEEGTPYYLMDLLKFSGLDFDHLERPVRLEVNGAECGFRQVLKDGDSVTIACV; the protein is encoded by the coding sequence ATGGCGGAATATCAAGCGCAGGATACCGATCTCGTGTTCGCTCTGGACATTGGCACACGCAGCGTGGTGGGCGTTGTGGGAAGGACCGTGGGAGACCGGCTCAAGATTTTGGGCATCGAAATGGAAGAGCATAAAAGCCGTGCCATGATGGATGGGCAGATTGACAACATCCAGCAGGTGGCGGATTTGGCGCGCATCGTGACGGAACGGCTGGAAAGACAGCTGGAGGTCCATCTGGAAAAGGTCTGTGTGGCAGCAGCTGGACGTGCGCTGCGGACCCAAAGCGGAACCTTTGCTCTGGAACTGCCGGATGGGCAGGCCATCACCCCGGAGCAGATCAGCCAGCTGGAGACTGGCGCGGTATCCGCGGCAGAGGCAGCGCTGCAGATGGACGAGGAGAATCGCCGCCAGTTTTTTCTGGTGGGCTATACGGTTGCGCAATACCGCCTGGACCGATATCCCTTATCCACCCTGCTGGGGCATGGCGGTAAGACCATGGAGGCAGATGTGGTGGCAACCTTTTTGCCCGGAGAGGTGGTGGAAAGCCTGTATGCGGCCATGCATCTGGCAGGGCTGCAAGTGGCCAGCATGACGCTGGAGCCTATCGCCGCGATGAATGCCGCGATCCCAGCCGAGCTGCGTCTTTTGAATCTGGCTCTGGTGGATATCGGCGCCGGCACCACGGATATCGCGGTTTGCCGGGACGGGAGCGTGGTTGGCTACACCATGGTGACGCTGGCGGGAGATGAGATCACAGAGGCGCTGATGCGGGCGTTTCTGGTGGACTTCCGGACGGCGGAGGAAATCAAACGAGACCTGTGGAACGGGGCTGATCTCCACTACACCGATATTCTGGGGGTGGAGAACACCAGCTCCTATGCAGCCGTTTATGAAGTGATTCAGGAGCCTATGAGACGTCTCGCGGAAGCGATTGCCGCCCAGGTAAGCGGTGTGAATGGCGGCGCGCCTTCGGCGGTGTTCCTAGCCGGCGGCGGCAGCAGGCTGAAGGGGCTGCGGGAGGAGGTGGCACAGTGCCTGGGCATGGAGGAAAGGCGTGTGTCCACGGCAGGCAATCATTACGCCAAGAGCGCCTTTTCCGAGGAGCTTGACCTGGATCATCCGGAATACGCCACGCCGCTTGGCATTGCCGTCTCTGCTGGGCTTGGCTTGCTGAATGACAGCTATTTGGTGATGCTCAACGGGCAGCCGGCAAAGCTGTTTCGCAGTGGTACACTCACACTGCGGGACATTCTGCTGATGAATGGCTATACGTACGAGGACATTCTTGGAAGGTCAGGGAAGAGTCTCTCCGTCACGCTGGACGGTAGACGTGTGGTTCTGCGGGGAGAGCCGGCGGCACCGGCTGTTTTGAGACTCAACGAAGAAGACGCGCCGGTTACTGCGGTGGTTCACGCAGGGGACCAGATCAGCTTCGTTCCGGCGCGCTCTGGTGCGGATGCCTCCAGGACGCTTGCAGAGCTGCTGGGAAGGCCCGTCCGTGCGCTGGTGAACAATCGGGAGGCGCCAGCAGACACGCAGCTGGAACAGGGAGATGTAATTTTGACATTGGAATCCCCCACTCCCGAAACGGAGATCCCGGCAGAGCCGGCGGCGCCTCCGGTGAGTCCGAAGCCCCTGGATATCGTGCTGAATGAAAAGCCGCTTCATCTGGACGGGAAAGAGGAGGGGACACCCTATTATCTGATGGATCTGCTGAAATTTTCCGGACTGGATTTCGACCATTTGGAGCGCCCAGTCCGTCTGGAGGTGAACGGCGCGGAATGCGGCTTCCGGCAGGTTCTCAAGGACGGAGACTCCGTCACCATCGCCTGCGTATGA
- a CDS encoding AAA family ATPase codes for MSATFSQFCTASQAGYSALRQCIDLCARQERSYEFPDCLMPDGCVPERALLGFSRQRDGSYLLYWRPAVDYHGASRVLTALFRRNLWRFQSYETLSERLSSLRWELGRPTAAAAAGQDWPEPCVRLTHDLSQRVLGQDRAVEATAFRLYSHLAKREPARPLSLVFYGPTGVGKSELGKALAPALERCRGERYQSVWTELNTFTQPHSVHRLTGAPPGYVGYEDQPILEAVRRNPRTVFMFDELEKAHPEVLKVFMSILDEGRCTAHRADEAGERELDFRRCVFVFTTNADLSPSGARPLGFSCRGEAVSQGEKKSATPAELAERLFQENEEARQAMVRQGVLREIAGRFSALIGFQPLDAAARLAIAAKQIISLGQEFGLRIIQVDPVTVRALSPEREALSVRSMTGVLEGVLTPIFAQAALNGHGAFRLTGVPGSLRLIPAYPTTSSTVPVAVSSL; via the coding sequence ATGTCCGCTACATTTTCTCAATTCTGCACCGCCTCCCAGGCGGGCTACAGCGCCCTGCGGCAGTGCATTGACCTGTGCGCCCGACAAGAGCGCAGCTATGAATTTCCTGACTGCCTCATGCCGGATGGCTGCGTCCCGGAGCGGGCCCTGCTGGGCTTTTCCCGTCAGCGGGACGGCAGCTATCTGCTTTACTGGCGGCCCGCCGTGGACTATCACGGGGCCAGCCGGGTTCTGACCGCCCTCTTTCGCCGGAATCTCTGGCGTTTCCAGAGCTACGAAACCTTGTCGGAACGGCTCTCCTCTCTGCGATGGGAGCTGGGCCGTCCCACCGCGGCAGCCGCAGCGGGGCAGGACTGGCCGGAGCCGTGTGTGCGCTTGACCCACGACCTGAGCCAAAGGGTGCTGGGCCAGGACCGAGCTGTGGAAGCTACCGCCTTTCGGCTGTACAGCCATCTTGCAAAACGGGAGCCCGCCCGGCCCCTGTCCCTGGTGTTTTACGGCCCTACAGGGGTGGGTAAGTCGGAGCTGGGCAAGGCCCTGGCCCCGGCCCTGGAGCGCTGCCGGGGGGAGCGGTACCAATCCGTCTGGACGGAGCTGAACACCTTCACCCAGCCTCACTCCGTCCACCGTTTGACCGGCGCGCCGCCGGGCTACGTGGGCTATGAGGACCAGCCCATCCTGGAGGCAGTGCGTCGGAATCCCCGGACAGTGTTTATGTTCGATGAGCTGGAAAAAGCCCACCCGGAGGTTCTCAAAGTGTTCATGTCCATCCTGGACGAGGGACGCTGCACCGCTCACCGGGCAGATGAGGCAGGGGAGCGGGAGCTGGATTTCCGGCGCTGCGTCTTTGTCTTCACAACAAACGCCGATCTCTCCCCTTCCGGTGCGCGGCCCCTGGGCTTTTCCTGCCGGGGAGAAGCCGTTTCCCAAGGCGAAAAAAAATCCGCCACGCCAGCAGAGCTGGCGGAGCGGCTATTTCAGGAGAACGAAGAGGCCCGGCAGGCCATGGTGCGTCAGGGGGTCCTCCGGGAGATTGCAGGGCGGTTCAGCGCCCTGATCGGTTTCCAGCCCCTGGACGCCGCGGCGCGGCTGGCCATCGCCGCCAAGCAGATCATCTCCCTAGGGCAGGAATTTGGGCTACGGATCATCCAGGTAGACCCGGTCACGGTACGCGCTCTCTCCCCTGAGCGGGAAGCTCTGTCCGTCCGCTCCATGACCGGGGTGCTGGAGGGTGTGCTAACGCCGATCTTCGCCCAGGCAGCGCTAAACGGACACGGCGCGTTCCGTCTCACCGGCGTTCCCGGTTCCCTGCGGCTGATCCCGGCCTATCCCACCACCTCCTCCACGGTGCCTGTAGCCGTGTCCAGCCTATAA
- a CDS encoding flagellin — protein MRIQHNIMAMNAYRNYTNNTSALSSNLEKLSSGYKINRAGDDAAGLAISEKMRAQITGLDAAQKNVKDGISLVKTAEGAMQEVQDMLNRMVYLANQSANGTYDNDVDRANLQKEVDSLRSEIDRIADSANFNGIQLLDGSLSDGSVKAAYQKLDAAGIKGLLLPEAAGGTAGVAGTNTLLEADSKTNQLPTFSVDLDGMSHVVDTPGTDTFTLEVGGQTVNATGDVQNLAKGDKLDAKALAALYDGSTVTLDGVAYTAKVEGSKIVFTADKAADKDINAHYDVSFEGVTGNTVAATAAVYTTGALTQTATTGGQAATVTIEYTDADGKTQQKDVTFNSGTSAADTFNALKTAIEADADLKDLFTVGGSDTAGMTLTAKTAGADAPAVTNITVKTPGGDTVAIAAGNAVDGADAYTTGTSGTINVGTVNVVATKAGAKDQLANTVLDLAGKMTDGTQVTLGDTTYTFAVGKDSVFAGAENVIDLTHLTGEEADFDELAASKLTEAAKDNGIFSVGHKAGDGGKISLQQLQAAKDSTDMTTMDKLASYIGVSTVDAAKGDPIMGTGLTLQIGDTSDAWNQLKVSVEDMHCAALGIANVDISTQDGAAEAVNVIKEAINSVSMTRGTLGATQNRLEHTQNNLSVMEENITDAESTIRDTDVAEEMMSYTKNNILIQSAQAMLAQANQVPQGVLQLLQ, from the coding sequence ATGCGTATTCAGCACAATATTATGGCGATGAACGCCTACCGCAACTACACCAACAACACCTCCGCCCTCTCCAGCAACCTGGAAAAGCTCAGCTCCGGCTATAAGATCAACCGGGCTGGCGACGACGCCGCAGGCCTCGCCATTTCTGAGAAGATGCGTGCCCAGATCACCGGCCTGGACGCCGCCCAGAAGAACGTGAAGGACGGTATCTCCCTGGTGAAGACCGCCGAGGGCGCCATGCAGGAGGTCCAGGACATGCTCAACCGCATGGTCTACCTGGCCAACCAGTCCGCCAACGGCACCTATGATAACGATGTGGACCGGGCCAACCTGCAAAAGGAAGTGGACTCTCTCCGCTCTGAAATCGACCGGATTGCGGATTCCGCCAACTTCAACGGCATCCAGCTGCTGGACGGCTCTTTGAGCGACGGTTCTGTTAAGGCCGCCTATCAGAAGTTGGACGCCGCCGGCATCAAGGGCCTGCTGCTGCCTGAGGCCGCTGGCGGAACCGCCGGCGTGGCTGGCACCAACACCCTGCTGGAGGCCGACAGCAAGACCAATCAGCTGCCCACCTTCTCCGTGGACCTGGACGGCATGAGCCATGTCGTGGATACTCCCGGTACTGATACCTTTACTCTGGAAGTTGGCGGCCAGACTGTAAATGCCACCGGCGACGTACAGAATCTGGCCAAGGGAGACAAGCTGGACGCTAAAGCCCTGGCCGCCCTGTATGATGGCTCCACGGTCACCCTGGATGGTGTTGCTTACACCGCTAAGGTGGAGGGCTCCAAGATTGTCTTCACTGCCGACAAGGCTGCTGACAAGGACATCAATGCCCACTATGACGTCAGCTTCGAGGGCGTGACCGGCAATACCGTGGCTGCCACGGCGGCTGTTTATACCACCGGTGCCCTGACTCAGACCGCGACTACCGGCGGCCAAGCAGCGACTGTCACCATTGAATACACCGACGCAGACGGCAAGACCCAACAGAAGGATGTGACCTTCAACAGTGGAACTTCTGCTGCTGATACCTTTAATGCCCTCAAGACTGCAATCGAGGCAGATGCCGACCTGAAGGATCTCTTTACCGTGGGCGGTAGCGATACGGCCGGTATGACTCTGACCGCAAAGACCGCCGGCGCCGATGCCCCCGCAGTCACCAACATCACTGTGAAGACTCCTGGTGGCGATACAGTCGCTATTGCCGCCGGCAATGCAGTTGACGGCGCGGACGCCTATACTACCGGCACAAGCGGAACCATCAATGTGGGCACCGTTAACGTGGTGGCCACCAAGGCCGGCGCTAAGGATCAGCTGGCTAACACGGTGCTGGATCTGGCCGGCAAGATGACCGACGGCACCCAGGTCACTCTGGGCGACACCACCTACACCTTTGCTGTGGGCAAGGACAGTGTGTTTGCGGGCGCGGAGAACGTCATTGACCTGACCCACCTCACCGGTGAGGAGGCTGACTTTGACGAACTGGCCGCCAGCAAGCTCACGGAGGCTGCCAAGGATAACGGTATCTTCTCTGTGGGCCATAAGGCCGGCGACGGCGGCAAGATCAGCCTCCAGCAGCTCCAGGCCGCCAAGGACTCCACCGACATGACCACCATGGATAAGCTGGCGAGCTACATCGGCGTGTCCACCGTGGACGCTGCCAAGGGCGATCCCATCATGGGTACCGGCCTGACGCTGCAGATCGGCGACACCAGCGACGCGTGGAACCAGCTGAAGGTATCCGTGGAGGATATGCACTGCGCCGCCCTGGGCATTGCCAACGTGGATATCAGCACCCAGGATGGCGCGGCCGAGGCCGTGAACGTGATCAAGGAAGCGATCAACAGCGTATCTATGACCCGTGGTACTCTGGGCGCCACCCAGAACCGTCTGGAGCACACCCAGAACAACCTCTCCGTGATGGAGGAGAACATCACCGACGCCGAGTCCACCATCCGCGACACGGACGTGGCCGAGGAGATGATGTCCTACACCAAGAACAACATCCTGATTCAGTCCGCTCAGGCCATGCTGGCCCAGGCCAACCAGGTGCCTCAGGGCGTGCTGCAGCTGCTGCAGTAA
- a CDS encoding tyrosine-type recombinase/integrase: protein MKNNSTAGIFTLTLTQDLINQFLEALREKGVREGTLKTYRHHLEQLYDYLPEDKQIEQDTLAQWREELMRGGYAVRSANISISTANSLLDFCDKRHLQGRVEKPEPYVRPELSRGEYLRLLQTAKIMRDERAYLLIKVFACTGMTVQELVCLSVEAVQKKKVVIAPGGTRQLLHIPECLQAELLEYAQRNGILSGPIFLARTGLVIRRSNVARILKKICHHAQVAEEKGTSTCLRNLYQATIEGILGNIDLLVEQAHDRVIEKEQLTYGWEE, encoded by the coding sequence ATGAAAAATAATAGTACGGCGGGTATATTCACGCTGACGCTGACACAGGATCTGATCAATCAGTTTTTGGAGGCTCTCCGGGAAAAAGGAGTACGGGAAGGAACTCTGAAAACGTATCGACACCATCTGGAACAGCTGTATGACTATCTGCCTGAGGATAAGCAGATCGAACAGGACACGCTGGCCCAGTGGCGGGAGGAACTGATGCGCGGTGGCTATGCTGTCCGGTCCGCCAATATCAGTATTTCCACGGCCAATAGCCTGTTGGACTTCTGCGATAAGCGGCATTTGCAGGGGCGGGTCGAAAAACCGGAACCCTATGTCAGGCCGGAACTGTCCCGAGGGGAATATCTGCGCCTTTTGCAGACCGCAAAAATCATGCGGGATGAACGGGCCTATCTGCTGATCAAGGTTTTCGCCTGCACGGGTATGACGGTGCAGGAGCTTGTCTGCCTGAGCGTGGAGGCAGTTCAAAAGAAAAAGGTGGTCATTGCGCCGGGAGGCACTCGTCAGCTTTTGCATATCCCGGAATGTTTACAGGCAGAATTGCTGGAATATGCACAGAGAAATGGAATCCTATCCGGCCCAATTTTCCTTGCAAGAACAGGGCTTGTGATCAGGAGGAGCAACGTTGCCCGCATCCTGAAAAAGATATGCCATCATGCCCAGGTGGCGGAGGAAAAGGGAACTTCCACCTGCCTGCGGAATTTGTACCAGGCTACCATAGAGGGAATCTTGGGGAATATTGATCTGCTGGTGGAGCAGGCGCATGATCGCGTGATAGAAAAAGAACAGCTTACATATGGCTGGGAGGAATAA
- a CDS encoding YjfB family protein, producing the protein MLESIAGAAMDMSAARFSVEYSMAVTKKVMDTQELAAQELLEMLPAAPSMGQYIDVYA; encoded by the coding sequence ATGTTAGAATCCATCGCGGGTGCAGCCATGGATATGAGCGCCGCGCGGTTTTCCGTGGAATACTCCATGGCGGTAACGAAAAAGGTGATGGACACCCAGGAGCTGGCCGCCCAGGAGTTGCTGGAAATGCTACCGGCCGCGCCGTCCATGGGACAATATATTGACGTCTACGCCTGA